One region of Primulina tabacum isolate GXHZ01 chromosome 17, ASM2559414v2, whole genome shotgun sequence genomic DNA includes:
- the LOC142530281 gene encoding uncharacterized protein LOC142530281 codes for MNMRMKPGTPVRDHMLALIAQFNVAEVLGAEIKSETQVNMALETLPEMFSQFKVSYNMNKLNMSLTELMKELQNAESVLKTKTGDAFVVASAGPSYSKPKGKNRNKKKKPNKKGPQQNEKKVKIDGKPKEKCFHCGEKGHWKRNCQEYLTSKKQASGVPSNQKPQ; via the exons ATGAACATGCGCATGAAACCTGGGACGCCCGTGAGAGATCATATGCTTGCATTGATCGCTCAGTTTAACGTGGCTGAGGTGTTAGGGGCTGAAATCAAATCAGAGACTCAGGTTAACATGGCACTTGAGACTCTCCCTGAGATGTTCTCACAGTTTAAAGTTAGCTATAACATGAATAAGCTAAATATGTCCTTGACTGAGCTGATGAAGGAACTCCAAAATGCTGAAAGTGTTCTTAAGACTAAAACTGGTGATGCATTTGTTGTTGCTTCTGCTGGGCCATCTTATTCCAAGCCGAAAGGTAAAAATAGGAATAAAAAGAAGAAGCCCAACAAGAAGGGTCCACAACAAAATGAAAAGAAGGTCAAGATAGATGGCAAACCTAAGGAAAAATGTTTCCATTGTGGAGAAAAAGGTCATTGGAAGAGAAACTGCCAAGAGTATCTAACTTCCAAAAAGCAAGCTAGTG GGGTTCCAAGTAACCAGAAGCCTCAATGA
- the LOC142530537 gene encoding uncharacterized protein LOC142530537, which translates to MDETMQILSSRGLFHVEKRHIKGEILSHLNFMMMRGKIAGKLEAIHNLIFHHHSSAASSRGSHHSHLFFPGKINGHDQSSFGNKRKHLKATTPTPPPIDSDEKTDMNAADSPPLPGFGPSPPVRQLRITDSPYPVRDFEEDNHVDEAADEFINKFYKDLKRQNARAYFGH; encoded by the coding sequence atggATGAAACTATGCAAATTTTAAGCTCGCGTGGCTTATTTCACGTTGAGAAAAGGCATATCAAAGGGGAGATACTGTCCCATCTCAACTTCATGATGATGCGTGGCAAGATCGCCGGGAAGTTAGAAGCCATACACAATCTCATCTTTCACCACCACTCCTCCGCCGCCTCCAGCCGCGGTTCCCACCACAGCCACCTCTTCTTCCCAGGCAAAATAAACGGACACGATCAATCCAGCTTCGGTAACAAGCGCAAACACTTAAAGGCAACCACGCCTACGCCACCACCCATTGACTCAGATGAAAAGACCGACATGAATGCGGCGGATTCACCGCCGCTACCTGGGTTCGGGCCGAGTCCTCCGGTGAGGCAGCTGAGGATAACAGACTCCCCATATCCAGTAAGGGATTTTGAAGAAGATAATCACGTGGATGAGGCTGCTGATGAATttattaacaaattttataaggATTTGAAGAGACAAAATGCACGGGCTTATTTTGGTCATTAG